The Paenibacillus macerans genome includes a window with the following:
- a CDS encoding DMT family transporter: MNKTWISVIVAAIFEVAWVIGLKHADHFWEWGGTLIAIYISFYLMIRAARSLPVGTVYAVFVGLGTTGTVVADILLFNADLSAAKIVLIGLLLIGVIGLKVLSKNKKEEASGI; the protein is encoded by the coding sequence ATGAACAAAACGTGGATTTCCGTCATTGTTGCGGCTATATTCGAGGTTGCTTGGGTTATTGGGTTGAAGCATGCGGATCACTTTTGGGAATGGGGTGGTACACTGATCGCTATTTACATCAGCTTTTATTTGATGATCAGGGCAGCGCGTTCATTACCGGTTGGAACGGTATACGCCGTATTTGTCGGCTTGGGGACGACAGGGACTGTGGTTGCCGATATCCTTCTGTTTAACGCTGACTTAAGCGCTGCGAAAATAGTTTTGATCGGCCTGCTGCTCATTGGCGTGATTGGACTGAAAGTGCTTAGCAAAAACAAGAAGGAGGAGGCAAGCGGAATATGA
- a CDS encoding SDR family NAD(P)-dependent oxidoreductase, translating into MITLDLSPQTAVVTGGNSGIGQGIVQILLQSGARVISADLAHEGDYKEVNGQLFESRLDLSRSEDIYRWSNIVLEQAGIPDIVVNCAGTSTMDYVIDSKLEDWEKVFSINSTGLYLVSKIFAKAMVDAGKPGRIIQMASQAGKNGYRAMGGYCASKHAVLGLTKVMAIELARHNILVNAICPGIVETPMKHRERIEGGLIRGMTAEEIYAEDCSQIPLGRTAEVRDVANVALFLASPLSSYMTGQAINVTGGMTMH; encoded by the coding sequence ATGATTACTTTGGATTTATCGCCTCAAACGGCGGTTGTAACCGGCGGCAATTCAGGCATTGGACAAGGCATCGTACAAATTTTACTGCAGAGCGGGGCCAGGGTCATTTCTGCCGATCTCGCTCATGAAGGGGATTATAAAGAAGTTAACGGGCAGTTGTTTGAGTCCAGATTGGATTTGTCCCGATCGGAGGATATCTATCGCTGGTCAAATATTGTGTTGGAACAGGCGGGGATTCCGGATATCGTCGTGAATTGCGCTGGCACTTCCACGATGGATTACGTGATTGACAGCAAGCTGGAGGATTGGGAGAAGGTATTCTCCATTAATTCTACGGGGTTATACCTGGTATCGAAAATATTTGCGAAAGCGATGGTCGATGCCGGAAAGCCGGGCAGAATTATCCAAATGGCTTCGCAGGCCGGCAAGAACGGCTACCGGGCTATGGGCGGATATTGCGCATCGAAGCATGCGGTGCTTGGATTAACCAAGGTGATGGCGATTGAACTGGCGCGGCATAACATACTCGTCAATGCGATATGTCCGGGTATTGTGGAGACGCCAATGAAGCATCGGGAGCGCATCGAAGGCGGATTAATCCGCGGCATGACGGCCGAGGAGATCTATGCGGAGGACTGTTCCCAAATTCCGCTGGGCAGAACGGCCGAGGTCAGGGATGTTGCCAACGTCGCTCTTTTTTTGGCCAGTCCCTTGTCTTCGTATATGACAGGGCAAGCCATCAATGTAACTGGCGGTATGACCATGCATTAG
- a CDS encoding NAD(P)H-dependent flavin oxidoreductase has product MLETDLTRTLKIRYPIFQAPMAGGVSTPELVAAVSNAGGLGNLGGGYLTPEQLRSEIQKIKQRTDRPFGVNLFVPEQAEESEEAIYRMTDYLNKYRIELGTAQNPSLMKFSESFEEQVQVLLEERVPVFSFTFGIPSQDVIQTIKQHGIFIIGTATTVDEAKQLEAAGADAIVAQGSEAGGHRGTFTKDPSHALIGTMTIVPQIVDHVSIPVIAAGGIMDGRGLAASLILGASAVQMGTAFLACPESGAHETYKQKILSTNEDSTEITRAYSGKASRGIQTQFMIDMHQYPGTIPAYPIQNAMTRDIRQAAAKANNPEYMSLWAGQGLRLASGQTAASIVKQTIDQASVLVRKRSSI; this is encoded by the coding sequence GTGCTTGAAACTGATTTGACGCGTACGCTTAAAATTCGCTACCCGATTTTTCAAGCGCCGATGGCCGGTGGCGTTTCGACACCCGAATTAGTTGCGGCTGTTTCAAATGCCGGCGGGCTGGGCAATCTGGGGGGCGGATACTTAACGCCGGAGCAACTCCGGAGCGAGATCCAAAAAATCAAGCAGCGAACGGACCGGCCTTTCGGAGTAAATTTGTTTGTGCCTGAGCAAGCGGAAGAGTCGGAAGAAGCAATTTACCGGATGACGGATTATCTGAATAAATACCGCATCGAACTTGGCACGGCTCAAAATCCATCGCTTATGAAGTTTTCAGAATCATTTGAGGAACAGGTACAGGTACTTTTGGAGGAGCGTGTACCCGTATTTAGCTTCACGTTTGGCATACCCTCTCAAGACGTGATCCAAACCATAAAACAGCATGGAATATTCATCATTGGAACGGCAACAACGGTTGATGAAGCCAAGCAATTGGAAGCAGCCGGCGCAGATGCCATTGTGGCTCAGGGGAGCGAAGCAGGCGGGCATAGGGGGACCTTCACGAAAGACCCTTCTCATGCTTTGATCGGCACGATGACTATTGTTCCGCAGATCGTTGACCATGTGTCGATCCCGGTCATCGCAGCGGGGGGAATCATGGATGGGCGGGGACTTGCAGCAAGCCTTATATTAGGAGCTTCAGCCGTACAGATGGGCACGGCGTTTCTGGCCTGCCCCGAGAGCGGAGCCCACGAAACGTACAAACAGAAAATCCTCTCGACAAACGAGGACTCCACGGAAATTACGCGTGCATACTCCGGAAAAGCTTCAAGAGGCATTCAAACCCAATTTATGATTGACATGCATCAGTACCCGGGAACCATCCCGGCTTACCCTATTCAAAACGCGATGACCCGGGACATTCGCCAGGCGGCTGCAAAAGCGAACAACCCCGAGTATATGTCACTTTGGGCGGGTCAGGGCCTTCGGTTAGCAAGCGGCCAAACTGCCGCTTCAATTGTTAAACAAACCATCGATCAAGCCAGTGTTCTTGTCCGAAAACGATCTTCTATTTGA
- a CDS encoding 5'-methylthioadenosine/adenosylhomocysteine nucleosidase, with protein sequence MRIAIIAAMEEEITPFRSRAQITARTQVGKVIIEEAVYRGQSLILVESGIGKVNAAVATTLLIERYQPDLILNSGSAGAFGAGLSVGNVVVATRYIYGDVDATCFGYEPGQVPQMPASYDLDAGLLDRARRVAAAAELQYSLDFGLVLTLDSFMSEPERVERIKSTFPAAKVSDMEGLGIVQAAAQYGIPVLAVKAVSDIAGHGGVTANSFDDNLDAVAAHAAHFTDLLIQQLQLGL encoded by the coding sequence ATGCGGATTGCTATAATTGCGGCGATGGAGGAGGAGATAACTCCTTTTCGCAGTCGGGCTCAAATTACGGCCAGGACCCAAGTAGGCAAGGTTATCATTGAGGAGGCTGTGTACCGGGGCCAATCCCTAATCCTCGTAGAAAGCGGCATCGGCAAAGTCAACGCAGCCGTCGCAACCACGCTGTTGATCGAACGGTATCAGCCGGATCTGATCCTAAATTCCGGATCGGCTGGCGCATTTGGCGCAGGATTGAGCGTCGGCAATGTCGTTGTTGCAACGCGGTACATTTATGGCGATGTTGATGCTACTTGCTTCGGATATGAACCCGGTCAGGTTCCGCAAATGCCAGCCAGCTACGATTTGGATGCTGGCTTGCTGGATCGGGCGAGGAGAGTAGCTGCAGCGGCAGAGCTCCAGTATTCTCTCGATTTCGGATTAGTACTGACCCTGGATTCATTCATGAGTGAGCCGGAGCGGGTAGAAAGGATCAAATCAACCTTCCCCGCCGCCAAGGTATCGGATATGGAAGGGCTGGGCATAGTGCAGGCCGCTGCGCAATATGGAATACCGGTATTAGCTGTAAAAGCGGTATCCGATATCGCCGGACATGGCGGTGTGACGGCTAACAGCTTCGATGATAATTTGGATGCCGTTGCCGCTCATGCCGCACACTTTACGGATCTGCTAATTCAGCAGCTTCAGTTGGGTCTATGA
- a CDS encoding methionine ABC transporter ATP-binding protein, translated as MITLSNIQVTFETGSQPVTAVQDISLQVDAGDVYGIVGYSGAGKSTLVRVINLLQRPKAGSVVVNGQDFLALQPKDLRLARKRIGMIFQHFHLMNSRTIYDNVDFPLKSSKLSKRERDRKVKQLLELVGLSDKLNAYPSQLSGGQKQRVAIARALANDPEILLCDEATSALDPKTTLSILELLKNLNQTLGLTIVIITHEMQVVKEICNKVAVMEAGRIIEQGDIVSIFSRPQNTLTRDFINTATHIEQMLDKLTLHPSLLHLKDNDMLCKISYIGDSTSEPVISELTARYRVKTNILFANAEILQQTPIGNLIVVMSGSTSDLEEALRYLQSARVDVEVINSRLLQNSKVGDPA; from the coding sequence ATGATTACTTTATCCAATATTCAAGTTACCTTTGAAACTGGGTCACAACCGGTTACAGCCGTTCAGGATATCAGCTTGCAGGTTGACGCGGGAGACGTATACGGCATTGTCGGCTACAGTGGGGCCGGGAAGAGCACGCTGGTTCGTGTGATTAATCTGCTGCAGCGGCCTAAGGCGGGAAGTGTGGTAGTAAATGGGCAGGATTTTCTGGCTTTGCAGCCTAAGGATTTGCGCTTGGCCAGGAAGCGGATCGGGATGATCTTTCAGCATTTTCATCTGATGAACTCCAGAACAATCTATGACAATGTGGACTTTCCCTTGAAGAGTTCCAAGCTCTCGAAGCGTGAAAGGGACCGGAAGGTTAAACAATTGCTAGAGCTGGTAGGCTTATCGGATAAACTGAATGCTTATCCTTCACAATTGTCAGGGGGGCAGAAGCAAAGGGTAGCTATAGCCAGAGCGCTGGCGAATGATCCGGAAATATTGCTGTGCGATGAAGCGACCAGTGCCTTGGACCCGAAGACGACGCTATCCATTCTGGAATTGCTGAAAAATTTAAATCAAACGCTGGGACTGACTATTGTCATTATTACGCATGAAATGCAGGTCGTGAAAGAGATCTGCAATAAGGTTGCCGTTATGGAAGCCGGGCGGATTATCGAGCAGGGCGATATCGTCTCGATCTTTAGCCGTCCGCAAAATACGTTGACCCGTGATTTCATTAATACGGCTACTCATATTGAGCAGATGCTGGACAAGCTCACGTTGCATCCTTCACTCCTTCATCTGAAGGATAACGATATGCTGTGCAAGATTTCTTATATCGGCGATAGTACAAGTGAACCGGTTATCTCCGAGCTTACTGCCCGTTACCGGGTTAAGACGAATATTTTATTCGCGAATGCGGAGATCTTACAGCAGACGCCTATTGGCAATCTGATCGTAGTGATGTCCGGCTCTACCAGTGATCTGGAGGAAGCTTTGCGCTACTTGCAGTCGGCTCGGGTAGACGTTGAAGTTATCAATTCCCGGCTTCTTCAGAATAGTAAGGTGGGTGATCCAGCATGA
- a CDS encoding DMT family transporter gives MNWVYLILAGLFEMTGVLLINKFNQSRNWQSLTLLIAGFGLSFVFLSLAMTTLPMGTAYAVWTGIGASGGAILGMILYNEPRNIMRILCIGLVLGSAVGLKLVS, from the coding sequence ATGAACTGGGTGTATTTGATTCTGGCCGGCCTTTTTGAAATGACCGGGGTACTGCTTATCAACAAGTTTAATCAATCCCGCAATTGGCAATCGTTAACTCTTTTGATAGCTGGTTTTGGCCTTAGTTTTGTATTTTTGTCATTGGCCATGACAACACTCCCCATGGGAACAGCTTACGCCGTATGGACTGGAATCGGCGCTTCTGGCGGAGCGATCCTGGGAATGATCCTCTATAATGAGCCGCGAAACATAATGCGCATTTTGTGTATAGGATTGGTCCTCGGCTCTGCTGTGGGGCTGAAACTAGTCAGTTAG
- a CDS encoding YbfB/YjiJ family MFS transporter, whose translation MPSNVPNSMILAGIIPCKCNQSSSFVQNAESPSLSAENPAIFAWLLVAYGLEGLGYIVSATFLVAMVKQMPQVSSFADYSWIIVGIAAVPSTVFWSWLASKADYIKPLIIALVLQAVGVILPVWLPNIFGVTLGSILFGGTFMGISMLALAAARMSRPSSGNRAIALMTGFFGIGQILGPIGAGIVLEVTHSYSLSLLLATLVLVAAAIILLIGAVISSQKAAMGNLNQTRIHPDQELI comes from the coding sequence ATGCCTTCCAATGTTCCGAACTCCATGATCTTAGCCGGAATAATTCCTTGCAAATGCAACCAATCCTCGAGTTTTGTTCAAAATGCTGAATCCCCGAGTTTATCAGCGGAAAATCCAGCTATCTTCGCCTGGCTTCTTGTTGCTTATGGGCTCGAGGGGTTGGGTTATATAGTAAGCGCGACGTTTCTTGTAGCCATGGTTAAGCAAATGCCTCAAGTGTCAAGTTTTGCCGACTATAGCTGGATTATCGTTGGGATAGCGGCGGTACCATCAACCGTGTTCTGGTCCTGGTTGGCAAGTAAAGCCGATTACATCAAACCGTTGATTATTGCGCTTGTCCTTCAGGCCGTTGGGGTCATACTGCCGGTATGGCTTCCCAATATATTCGGCGTAACGTTAGGGTCTATCCTTTTTGGCGGCACGTTTATGGGCATTTCCATGCTTGCTCTCGCCGCGGCTCGTATGTCTAGACCATCCAGTGGGAATAGAGCCATTGCTTTGATGACGGGCTTTTTTGGTATCGGGCAAATACTCGGTCCCATCGGAGCCGGAATCGTGTTGGAAGTGACGCATAGCTACAGCCTATCGCTTCTTTTGGCCACATTGGTGCTTGTTGCTGCCGCTATAATATTGCTAATTGGTGCAGTTATTTCAAGTCAAAAAGCGGCGATGGGAAATTTAAACCAAACTCGTATTCATCCTGATCAAGAGCTAATTTAG
- a CDS encoding LysR substrate-binding domain-containing protein — translation MEFGTLEGILGCIHAGLGVSLLPRSVVERAMVQYNLRIHQISDKSYLTPTLFIRRKDTYETAAMSEFIRISRQRFNSP, via the coding sequence ATGGAGTTCGGAACATTGGAAGGCATCCTTGGATGTATTCATGCGGGTCTCGGGGTATCCCTGTTACCTCGCTCGGTGGTTGAAAGAGCCATGGTCCAATATAACTTGCGCATTCATCAGATTTCGGATAAATCCTATTTAACACCAACTCTATTCATACGCCGTAAAGATACTTATGAAACTGCAGCTATGTCCGAATTTATCCGGATTTCAAGACAGAGGTTCAACTCCCCCTGA
- a CDS encoding iron-sulfur cluster biosynthesis family protein, which produces MIISIDAYTEEKLAESLAGRPGFFKLFYDTEDCGCNGVLVIHILEKPLETDITITVKQFTFLIDKQQESLFDNTLKLEADRAYPSFKVTSDSALYSANIRIKDVRGS; this is translated from the coding sequence GTGATCATTTCAATTGATGCCTACACGGAAGAAAAACTAGCGGAAAGTTTGGCAGGACGTCCCGGTTTTTTTAAGCTTTTTTATGATACCGAGGATTGCGGGTGCAATGGGGTGTTGGTCATCCACATTCTTGAGAAACCGCTTGAAACCGATATTACGATTACGGTAAAACAGTTTACTTTTCTGATCGACAAGCAGCAGGAGAGCTTGTTTGACAATACATTGAAGCTGGAAGCGGATCGAGCATATCCGTCGTTCAAGGTGACCAGTGATTCGGCATTATACAGTGCCAACATCAGGATTAAAGACGTCAGGGGGAGTTGA
- a CDS encoding GNAT family N-acetyltransferase: protein MTVKIKKCRREDLQTLQEISIETFNDTFKDQNSPENLQAYLEKAFNADQLEKELSNSFSEFYFIWFNEEPAGYLKVNMNDAQSENMGDESLEIERIYIRNKFQRKGLGKYLINKALEIAISQAKKTVWLGVWEKNENAIDFYKKMGFVQTGAHSFYMGDEEQVDLIMSKTLGGSQ from the coding sequence ATGACCGTAAAAATAAAAAAATGCCGCCGTGAAGATTTGCAAACACTCCAAGAAATAAGCATTGAAACCTTCAACGATACATTTAAAGATCAAAATTCACCCGAAAACCTGCAAGCCTATTTGGAAAAAGCATTTAACGCTGACCAGTTGGAAAAGGAACTGTCCAATAGCTTTTCGGAATTCTATTTCATCTGGTTTAATGAAGAACCCGCCGGATATTTAAAGGTAAATATGAATGACGCCCAATCCGAAAACATGGGTGATGAGTCCCTCGAAATTGAGCGGATTTATATAAGAAACAAATTTCAAAGAAAAGGGCTGGGAAAATATCTAATCAACAAAGCGCTGGAAATAGCCATAAGCCAAGCCAAAAAGACGGTCTGGCTGGGAGTTTGGGAAAAGAACGAAAACGCCATCGACTTTTATAAAAAAATGGGTTTTGTTCAAACCGGGGCTCACTCTTTTTATATGGGGGATGAAGAGCAGGTTGATTTGATAATGTCCAAAACACTAGGAGGTTCACAATGA
- a CDS encoding methionine ABC transporter permease yields the protein MNEFFTKYFPNIWNLREDILLSTYETIYMVVVTSLFSVLFGILFGVTLVVADRGGILENRLVYSVLEKLINLFRSIPFIILIAVVVPLTRLITGTSIGMNAAIVPLVIGIVPFYARQIQNALVEVDSGIIEAAQSMGLGPLEIIFRVYLKEGLSAIIRASSVTIINLIGLTTMAGAIGSGGLGSLAINKGYNRFQTDITLVATILILILVFVCQFIGDYFTKKTTH from the coding sequence ATGAATGAGTTTTTTACGAAATATTTCCCTAACATCTGGAATTTAAGAGAGGACATCCTGCTAAGCACCTATGAGACGATTTATATGGTGGTCGTTACCTCGTTATTTTCCGTGTTATTTGGAATATTGTTTGGCGTCACCCTGGTTGTGGCGGACAGGGGAGGGATTCTCGAGAACAGGCTGGTTTATAGTGTGTTGGAGAAACTCATTAACTTGTTCAGATCCATTCCCTTCATCATTCTTATCGCTGTTGTCGTGCCGCTTACCCGTCTTATTACAGGCACATCGATCGGCATGAATGCGGCGATCGTGCCCCTGGTCATCGGCATCGTGCCTTTCTATGCCCGGCAAATACAGAATGCGTTAGTGGAAGTTGATTCCGGGATTATTGAAGCAGCTCAGTCAATGGGGTTGGGGCCGCTTGAGATTATTTTCCGCGTGTACCTGAAAGAAGGCTTGTCTGCGATTATCAGGGCCTCCTCGGTGACGATCATTAACCTGATCGGACTGACCACGATGGCTGGGGCCATCGGCTCGGGCGGCTTGGGTAGTTTGGCTATCAATAAGGGGTACAACCGATTCCAGACGGATATTACACTTGTAGCTACGATTCTGATCTTGATTCTGGTGTTCGTGTGCCAATTCATCGGGGATTATTTCACCAAGAAGACGACGCATTGA
- a CDS encoding sensor histidine kinase, whose translation MKIRHISLNSLRFKMVVGLLLVLIPLITLLIYNNYYSIHVVRNQVTLSNKNLLSLYTRQIDTQLQDADRNLIRLLTYDYSIQSMGAPNSEDEYQMAKYRVSLTLANDITLYKSVDAFFVYSRARQDLLDVFKDGVPFSERDQVEQFLHRFLGDRTILAETGSSKWFVRKIGQDYYVLRVLQSGDLYIGAWVNAKTLLIPLHLIDLGKEGSALLVTNQGEPMVSTNPLMVENIDFTMGFEQSYTSGSKNKVLIVGESSQIGDFNLVAAIPNEQILQNLPHLTRIIAFISLASIGLIPLSLLLLRHILLLPLKRLISVMRRINDEGNVKMRIKPYRTSDEFLLLNETFNTMMGQIEDLKISVYEEQLSKQKAELQHLQLQINPHFFMNSLNILFNLAQVKNYELIQEMILCLVQYFRFMFRSNLTFVSLQEELQHVRNYVRIQELRFPHSLTCTINVPDFLENVQVPPLVIQTFLENSIKHGVTLEEPIHLSVDIDLQETGLEPYIEIFIRDTGKGFEEEILTQIRSGNRVVDEKGEHIGIWNVRKRLQLLYGDKAALSCYNGFPRGAVVEIRLPYYSERGV comes from the coding sequence GTGAAAATCCGGCATATTTCACTGAATTCGCTGCGATTCAAGATGGTTGTGGGGCTGCTGCTGGTTTTGATTCCGCTCATCACGCTGCTGATCTATAACAACTACTACAGCATCCACGTTGTGCGTAACCAAGTGACGCTCTCCAATAAAAATTTACTTTCTTTATACACAAGACAGATCGACACCCAACTGCAGGATGCGGATCGAAATCTAATTCGTTTGTTGACTTACGACTACAGCATCCAGTCTATGGGCGCCCCTAATTCGGAGGACGAGTACCAAATGGCCAAGTACCGTGTCTCGCTTACGCTCGCGAACGATATTACTCTCTACAAATCCGTCGATGCTTTTTTTGTGTATTCCCGTGCAAGGCAGGATTTATTGGACGTTTTTAAGGACGGGGTTCCCTTTTCGGAAAGGGATCAGGTAGAGCAGTTTTTGCACCGTTTCCTTGGTGATCGCACCATTCTTGCGGAGACCGGCAGCAGCAAATGGTTTGTGCGGAAAATCGGACAAGACTACTATGTACTGCGAGTGCTTCAATCGGGCGACCTTTATATCGGGGCATGGGTAAACGCGAAAACATTGCTTATCCCGCTTCATTTGATCGATCTGGGCAAGGAAGGAAGCGCGCTGCTCGTAACCAATCAGGGAGAACCGATGGTCAGCACCAATCCTTTGATGGTTGAAAATATCGATTTCACGATGGGGTTTGAGCAGTCTTACACGTCTGGAAGTAAAAATAAGGTGTTAATCGTCGGGGAATCTTCGCAAATAGGTGATTTTAACCTGGTAGCGGCTATCCCGAATGAGCAAATTTTGCAGAATCTGCCGCATTTGACGCGAATCATTGCGTTCATTTCACTGGCTTCCATTGGTCTTATCCCGCTCAGCCTGCTGTTGCTTCGCCATATCCTTCTCCTGCCGCTCAAACGGTTGATTTCCGTTATGAGAAGGATCAACGACGAGGGCAACGTAAAAATGCGAATCAAGCCGTACCGTACATCCGATGAATTTCTGTTGCTTAATGAAACCTTCAACACGATGATGGGGCAAATTGAGGATTTGAAAATCAGCGTGTACGAAGAGCAGTTGAGTAAACAAAAGGCGGAACTGCAGCACCTGCAGCTTCAGATTAATCCGCATTTTTTCATGAACTCCTTGAACATTTTGTTTAATCTGGCCCAAGTAAAAAACTACGAATTGATTCAAGAAATGATCTTGTGTTTGGTGCAGTATTTCCGTTTCATGTTCCGCAGCAACTTGACGTTCGTCTCTCTGCAGGAGGAATTGCAGCATGTCCGCAACTACGTCCGGATTCAGGAACTCCGCTTTCCGCACAGCTTAACCTGTACCATCAACGTTCCTGACTTTCTGGAGAATGTTCAAGTACCGCCGCTAGTAATCCAAACCTTCTTGGAAAATTCGATCAAGCACGGCGTGACGCTGGAGGAGCCTATACATTTATCTGTAGATATCGATTTACAGGAAACCGGGCTGGAGCCATATATCGAGATCTTCATCCGCGATACGGGGAAAGGGTTCGAGGAGGAGATACTAACTCAGATACGCTCAGGAAACCGTGTCGTTGACGAAAAAGGCGAGCATATCGGAATATGGAATGTTCGCAAGCGATTGCAGCTGTTGTATGGCGATAAAGCGGCCCTTTCTTGTTATAACGGTTTTCCGCGCGGTGCCGTTGTAGAAATCAGGCTTCCATATTATTCGGAAAGAGGAGTCTAA
- a CDS encoding S-ribosylhomocysteine lyase, which translates to MAKVESFQLDHTIVKAPYVRAAGLEHDEKGSTVQKYDLRFLQPNKDAIPTAALHTLEHLLATYMRDEIQGIIDISPMGCRTGYYLILWNEHDPEEIASALERTLKRVLETTEVPAVSALECGNYKDHSLFSAQEYAKIVLQSGISRDPFERVL; encoded by the coding sequence ATGGCAAAAGTAGAAAGCTTCCAATTGGACCACACGATCGTAAAGGCTCCTTATGTCAGGGCGGCAGGGCTTGAGCATGACGAAAAAGGCAGCACTGTGCAAAAATATGATCTTCGCTTCCTGCAGCCGAATAAAGACGCTATTCCGACGGCAGCACTTCATACCCTTGAGCATCTGCTCGCTACCTATATGAGAGACGAGATTCAAGGCATCATCGATATTTCTCCGATGGGATGCAGAACCGGATATTATCTGATTCTCTGGAATGAGCATGATCCCGAAGAGATCGCATCCGCATTGGAACGAACGCTGAAGCGCGTGCTGGAAACAACCGAGGTTCCGGCTGTCTCAGCGCTGGAATGCGGCAATTACAAGGATCATTCCCTGTTCTCTGCTCAAGAATACGCGAAGATCGTATTGCAATCCGGAATCAGCAGAGATCCTTTTGAAAGAGTATTGTAA
- a CDS encoding MetQ/NlpA family ABC transporter substrate-binding protein: protein MRKSKLWGGLALGLVLILTTAGCGGNSSGDGEKIVIGSQGSDAQIWKHIAQSQAAKDAKLNIEVKEINGGVELNNATKEGEVDVNAFQSWAYLVNYNKESNANLVATATTYLEPMGIYSQKIKDIKEVPDGALVALADNPANTARGLSLLQAAGLIKLKDDFNLGTGTVNDIVENPKNLKFKLIDDTTGPRVIQDVDLVLIGNTIALEGGLNVLKDSLFHEEISVDTKNSINVLATTSDKQNDPGILKLGELYHNEDTQKYIEQEFGGTKVPVNKPISYLQE from the coding sequence ATGAGAAAAAGTAAACTATGGGGCGGACTAGCACTCGGATTGGTATTGATACTGACGACTGCGGGCTGCGGCGGCAACTCATCGGGCGATGGCGAGAAGATTGTTATTGGTTCACAGGGTTCCGATGCTCAGATTTGGAAGCATATCGCGCAATCACAAGCGGCTAAGGATGCCAAGCTTAATATTGAAGTCAAGGAGATCAATGGCGGCGTTGAGTTGAACAACGCTACCAAGGAAGGCGAAGTCGATGTGAACGCTTTTCAATCCTGGGCTTATCTCGTCAACTATAATAAAGAAAGCAATGCCAATCTGGTAGCAACAGCGACCACATATCTTGAACCGATGGGCATCTATTCACAGAAGATCAAGGATATTAAGGAGGTTCCGGACGGCGCCCTCGTCGCCCTGGCAGATAACCCGGCCAATACGGCCAGAGGCTTAAGCCTGCTGCAGGCTGCCGGGCTGATCAAATTGAAGGATGATTTTAATTTGGGGACAGGTACGGTTAACGATATTGTCGAGAATCCTAAAAATCTGAAGTTCAAGCTGATCGACGATACGACCGGCCCGCGGGTGATTCAAGACGTCGATCTGGTACTGATCGGCAATACGATTGCTCTGGAAGGCGGATTGAATGTCCTGAAGGACTCTTTGTTCCATGAGGAAATTTCCGTAGATACGAAGAACAGCATCAATGTGCTGGCGACTACTTCCGATAAGCAGAATGATCCAGGCATTCTGAAATTAGGTGAGTTGTATCACAACGAGGATACGCAGAAATATATTGAGCAGGAGTTCGGCGGCACAAAGGTGCCTGTAAATAAGCCGATCTCTTATCTGCAAGAATAG